Genomic segment of Gemmatimonadaceae bacterium:
GCGCGCGGCGTCATCATCGCGAGCAGCGAAAACGGGTTGGCGCCGAGGTTGCCAACGTCATAAGACGGTACGACGAGCCGGGAGCCGACTCTGAAGATCGCGGTCGCTCCCATTGGCGTCGCCATCGACTTGAGGCGGCGTACGATGGCTTTGGCGGAATCGATCCTGCCCGAGACGACGACCAGCGAGTCGTTCTCGTCGTCTTGGCCGACGATCGACCACGCGCCGTCGTGCGGCGACACGCGCAACCGTGGTCCCAAGATCGGCGGCAGGGCCACGGACCACACCGCGTTGGCCGAATCCGCGCGCTCGAGTTGCAGCGACAACGAATCACCGGTACTTCGCAACACCAACACGCGATCGTCATCCGCGAACGCGGCCTGAACGCCGAGCACTTCGCGGGTCGAGCCGTCGATCGACCGAAGCATGTAGCGATTCGCGTTTGGCCTACCGTTATCGTAGCGACGAATGAGGAGCCGCTGACCGGTGGGCGAGAGATCGACCGAGAAGACGTTCGCCGAAACCGCGATGCGCGCGATCTCGCTCGCATCTGCGGTGGTGCGAGAGAGCGGAGGTGAAGAGCTCGACGCGGTCGACGACACCAGCGTCGGGATGAACAAGACGATGCCCGCCAACATCGAAGCTCCCGCCGACGCGACTGCGACACGACCTCCCCAGACGAAGAGCGCCGATCCGAGTCCGAGAAGCGTCACGCCGAATGCCGGCGCCATGGGCAAGCGCGCGACTTGCGAGAGCGACAAGTCTCCCGCGGCTCCGCCCAGCACGAGGCCAAGCACCACGGCCGCGACGGCGAGGACGAGGAGCACGGGGCGCGCGGCTGTCCGGTGCTCGCGGCGTTTTGCCGCGGCGGTGCGATCCCGTCGCGCCTCGAGCCAGGCCAGCGCGAGTCCGATCGCGCCGAGCGCGCCGATGACCGCGATGCGCAACGCGCTTGCCGCATCCAACGGCAGACTTCGAGCGATGCCGACGGCCGCGGTGCCGAGTGCCATCGTCCCCATCGCCGCGAGCGCCGCCAAGCTCGGACGAAACGCCGCCAGCGACGCCGGAATGATCAGGACGCCGATCTGGGTCGTCCAGAACATCGCGAGGAGCATCGCGGCCGCGAGAATGCGCGTCGTTGGGAAGGCCCGCTTTCCCAACTCGCGATGCAACCGGACGTCGACACGGTCCAGCGCCCGCTGAACGTCCGCGACGTGCGCCGAATCGAGCGGAACGCTCCACCGATCGCCGTTGCGGTGCGCCGCCAGCAACGCGCGCTCCGTGCCGGCGGCGCTCACGCGGAGCTCGACCAGCTCCGCCCAAGCGACCGACCGCATGCTGGTGGCGTTCGCGCGCAACTCTGAGAGCTCGCGAGGTGTGTCGGGAGAGACGCCGTCGAACCAGTAGGCTCGGGCATCGTCGAAGGCCAACAGCGTGCCTTCGCGCGCCGTCGGCAGGATCATCGGCGCGTTGACCCTCGCGGCGGCCGCCGTCTCGCCGCGCAACGCTTGTATGCGGCGCGCGAGACTCGGGTGGCTCGCACGACTCTCGAAGTTCACCGACCATCGGCGCGGAATCAGTCCGTGGACGTGGACCTTCGTAAGCGCGCGAGCGACCAGCTCCGCATCACCGCTTAGAGCTGCCGCGCGCAAGTCGCTTTCCGTTTCCCGCTGTTTGTGTCCTCGGCCGCGCAGCGCGAGAAACATCAAGACCACCACGGGCCAGACGATTCGGACGAGCCACTCGCTGCCCGGCGCGAAGCGGGCGACGACGAGCGGCAGCGCCACCGCGAGCACGATGAGCACGCGAGTCATCGCGTGCCGTCGTCGCAGCATCCGCGGCCCGTGCTGCTCCAAGTGCGACAATTCGTGCGCGTAGACCGCCGCGACTTCGTCGGGCTCGAGCAGGTCCACGAGCGCGTTGCCGAACACGATCGACGGTTGTCGAACCGCCGGCAGCGCCACCGCGTTGACCCAGCGCGAACGCGCCGAACCGATGACGTACAGCGCCGGCGGCGGCCGCATCCCGGCACGCTCGGCGATCGCCGCCACGCGCGAATCAACTTCGGCGTTCGTGAGCGGGCGCGCGTCGTGCAACCGGAGCCAGATGCGCGCGAACCAGCGGTCCCACGCCCACAGCAGCGGCGCGAACGCGAGCGACGTGAGGCGATACCGCGCCGGAATCGCCAGCACGATCATCGGCATCCATGCGAGGAGGATCCAGAGCCCCATCGCGCCGACGACGTTCTTCGCGTACCGCCAGACGTGGGGTGCGATACCGTCCGTGTCGATGGCCAGCGCGCGACGGAGCGGATACCCGCCGACGGGCAATGAGAGGAGCATCAGCGGGATGCTCCAGAACGCGTCGTCGCTGCCAAGCACCAGGATCAAGGCGAGCGCGGTCGCCGTGATCCCGCTGAGGCGCTGGCGCCGCGCGAGGAGGAGCTCGGCGAGCGCCGGATCGTCGAGCGAACGCGCGAGACGGCGACCCGTCCACCAGGCGACGAACCCTGGGAGGACCGCCGCGAACGCGACGAGTACTCGATAAGCCATCATGCGTCAGCCGGGAGCCGGGTGGGAGAGTGCGCCCTTTATGGATTGTAGAAGCGCGGCCCGGGTAACGCGAAGGTAGGGGCCGCCGCACGGTCTAGCATGGCAGCGAACCACGTCGTGAAGCCAGATTGCCTGCACGGTCGCCGGACAATCGTGGATCCAGTCGGTGTTCGTAGACATGTCCGTGAAGGCATACGAATGAAGACCGCCCGGCGCGACTCGCGTCGCGCCGGGCGGCGGATGACAGACTTGTGATTCGCGATCGCCGGATCTACGCGCCCGCCGCGTTCACCATGTCGAAGATCGGCAGGTACATCGCGACGACCATGCCGCCGACCACCACGCCGAGGAACACGATCATCACCGGTTCCATGAGGGCGAGGAGGCCTGACACGGCCGCGTCGACCTCTTCGTCGTAGAAGTCAGCGATCTTCGTGAGCATTTCGTCCAGACCGCCCGTCTGCTCGCCGACGGCGATCATCGAGATCACCATGGGCGGGAAGACCGCGGACTTCTTGAGCGGCGCGGCGATCGTGTCGCCGCCGGCGATCGACGACCGCGATTCCATGATCGCGTCCTGGATGACGCGGTTGCCCGACGTCTTGGCCGTGATCTCGAGGCCGTCGAGGATCGACACGCCCGACGAGATCAGCGTGCCGAGCGTACGCGTGAAGCGCGAGACGGCCGACTTGCGGAGCACGTCGCCGAGCACCGGCATCTTCAGCAGCAGCTTGTCGATGTTGAGCTTTCCTCCCGGTGTCCGGTAGTAGCTCCGGATCGAGAAGTAGATCCCCATCGCGGCGGCGACGACGATGTACCAGTAGCTCTTGAGCCCGCGCGAGATCGCGATGACGATTCGCGTCGGCAGCGGCAGCGCGATGTTCGCGCTGGCGAACATGGTCTCGAACGTCGGAATGACGAAGATGAGCAGCACCGTGATGGCGATCGCCGCCACCGTGATGATGACGCCCGGGTAGATCATGGCGCCCTTCACCTTGCGGATGAGGGCGTCGTTCTTTTCCATGAACACCGCGAGGCGCATGAGGATCGTGTCGAGAATACCGCCCGCCTCACCGGCCGCCACCATGTTCACGTACAATTCGCTGAACCCCCGCGGATGCTTGCGCATCGCGTCGGCCAGCGTGTTGCCCGACTCGACGTCGAACACGACCTGCCGCGTCACGTCTTTGAGCGCGGGGTTCTCGCTCTGCTGCGCCAGAATGTCGAGCGCCTGCACGAGCGGGAGACCCGCGTTGATCATCGTCGAAAACTGACGCGTGAAGATCACGACGTCGCGCATCTTGATCGAGCCGCCGCGTTTCTTCCGATTCGCGGTGCCTTCGTCGATCTTGACGACGTTCAGCTTGAGCTGTCTGAGCTGTTTGATGACGTCGTCGCGCGACGGCGCGTCGATCGTCGCCGATTTGAGCTCGCCGTTGACGGCGCGCGCGGTGTACGTGTATTGAGGCATGAATCCCTCGAGATGGCTGCTGAGGTGCTTCCTCTTAAAGACGACCGGGGCGGCCGGAAGATTACGGGCCGCCCGTCGTGAGCCGCGTCACCAAATTCCCGCTTTCGCTACCGCCGTCCCGCGCCCGCGGCGGCCGTCGCCTGAGGCTTGCCCGGCGTGCTCTCGCTGCCGTCGGGCGAAATGCCGATCATGCGCTGAATTTCGGACTGGTCGTGGCTGGCGCGCAACACTTCGTCGAGCGACACCGTCTTGCTCATATACAGGTTGTACAGCGAGTCGTTCATCGTCTGCATGCCGTACTTCTTGCCGGACTGCATCATCGAGTAGATCTGGTGGATCTTGTCGTCGCGGATGAGGGCGCGAATCGCCGGCGTGACGACGAGAATCTCCGCCGCCATCGCGCGCCCCTTGCCGCTCAGCTTCGGCAGCAGCGTTTGCGTGATGATCCCCTCGAGCGAGAACGCGAGCTGCGCGCGCACCTGCGACTGCTGGTGGCTCGGGAACACGTCGATGATGCGGTTCACCGCTTCGGCCGCGCTGTTCGTGTGCAGCGTCGCGAACGCGAGGTGTCCCGTCTCGGCGATCGTCAGACCGGCCTGAATCGTCTCGAGGTCGCGCATTTCGCCGATGAGCACGACGTCCGGATCCTGACGCAGCGCGTACTTGAGCGCGGCCTGGAAGCTCTTCGTGTCCGAGCCGACCTCGCGCTGGTTGACGATGCACGCCTGGTGCTTGTGAATGAACTCGATCGGATCCTCGATCGTGATCATGTGTCCTTTCATGGACTTGTTGATCCGGTCGAGCATCGCGGCGAGCGTCGTCGACTTCCCGGAGCCCGTCGGGCCCGTGACGAGAATCAGGCCGCGCGGACGATCCGACAGGTCGGCGATGACCTTGGGGAGGCCGAGGTCCTCGAAACTTCGGATGTTGAACGGGATCTGCCGGATGACCATCGAAACGCACCCGCGCTGCTTGAAACAGTTGCCGCGGAAGCGCGCCAGGTTCTGGATGCCGAACGAGAAGTCGAGCTCGTCCTCCATCTCGAACCGCTTTTTCTGATTTTCGGTGAGCACCGAATACGCGAGTTGCAGCGTTTCCTTCGGCTGCAGCACGGTTTCGATGTTCGAGTTGGTGATGTCGCCGTCGATGCGGAACTTGGGCCGCTCGCCCGCCGTGATGTGCAAGTCCGACGCGTTGCGATCGATCATCTCCTCGAGCAGCAGGCGAAGATTTACGCCCGAAGGGTTGCTGGAGGACGACGGGGTCGAGGGAGATGGAGTCATCGAAGGCGTAGAGGGCTGTAATCGCTTGGGGCGATGTGTGATGGACGCACGGGCCGCGAGATGGAACGATTCGTTCCACAGACACGGCGCCCATCCTAGAGGGACGACGAACGGATCGGTTGGGTCATGCGCGGAACCCCCGCACCCGGCGCCGCCATCGACGCCGGGCACGTCGGCGCCTCGTCGGCGCCCGGAGCCCTCGACGACAAGTTTCGGCCTCGGCGCGCCGGAAGTGTAGGCGAAATCCCGCGATACCGGCCATTTCCACGCCGCTTCGAGAGGCGCGTGAGATTTCTCTCATCCGCTGAACGGCGCGCGGGAACGTTCAGGGTCCGGTGATCCGAGGAGAGATTTCGAGAGGCGCCGCGAGCCTAGCCGTGAGCACGAGCTTGGAGCAGGAGCTCCGAGCCGAACGACGCGGTTCGGCGGCGCGTCTCCGACGTTTCGGCTCCCAGCGCCTGCTGTCGGCTGATGCTCGAGGCTAGGCTCGCTTCCTCTGGCGCGATAGCGACTTGCCGATAGAAATCAGACCGAGGCAGTGCCGCGCCGCCCTTTGATCACGCCGATGTCTCGCGGATCATCTGCTCGGTGGTCGTGATTCCCTTCATGACCTTGAGCCAGGCGTCCATGCGCAGCGTGAGCATCCCCTCTTCGATGGCCGCCTCGCGAATCTCGGCCGCGCCGACGTTCTGCATGACGAGCTTGCGCAGATGTTGGGTCATCGTCATGACCTCGTAGACGCCCTGACGCCCTTTGAGGCCCGTTCCACCGCACGTGTCGCAGCCCGCGCCCTTGAAAAAGCCGAGCTGACCGAACCGCGTGTCGAGGCTCAGGGTCGCGAGGAACGGCGCCGCTTCCTTGGTCGCCTTCAGCTTCGCGTTGGCGAGCGCCTCTTCGGTGAACCGCAGGTCGCGCATCGTGGTCGTCGGCTTGACCTTGAGCGCCGCCCATTCCTCGGGCGCGGGCTGATACTGCACCCGGCAGCCGGAGCAGATGCGCCGCACGAGCCGCTGCGCGAGCACGAGGTTCACCGCCGACGCCACGTTGAACGGCTCGAGTCCCATGTCCAACAGACGCGTCACCGTTTCGGGCGCCGAGTTCGTGTGCAGCGTCGACAACACCATGTGGCCGGTGAGCGCGGCCTTGATGGCGATGCCGCCCGTTTCGAGATCTCGAATCTCGCCGACCATGATGATGTTCGGGTCCTGCCGCAGGAACGCTTTGAGCGCCGCGGCGAAGGTCATCCCGATGTCGGTCCGCACGAGCACCTGGTTGATGCCGAACAGGTTGTACTCGACGGGGTCCTCGGCGGTCATGATGTTGACGTCCATCTGATTGACCTTGGAGAGCGCCGAGTAGAGCGTCGTCGTCTTGCCCGAACCCGTGGGGCCGGTGACGAGCACCATGCCGTACGGATTCGAGATCGCCTCCATGAGGTCCGCTTCGGCGCGCGGCTCGATGCCGAACGTCGAAAGGTCGAAGGCGAGGTTGCCCTTGTCGAGAATTCGCAGCACGACCTTTTCGCCGAAGAGCGTCGGCAGCGTCGACACGCGGTAGTCGATGACGCGATTGCCGATCTTGAGCTTGATGCGGCCGTCCTGAGGCACGCGCCGCTCGGCGATGTTCAGCATCGCCATGATCTTGAACCGCGAGATGAGCGCCGCCTTGAGCTTCATCGGCGGCTTCATGACTTCCTGGAGCGCGCCGTCGATGCGGTAGCGGACGCGGATCTCGTGCTCGAAGCACTCGAAATGGATGTCGGACGCGCCGCGCTTCACGGCGTCGGTGAGGATCG
This window contains:
- a CDS encoding M48 family metalloprotease — encoded protein: MMAYRVLVAFAAVLPGFVAWWTGRRLARSLDDPALAELLLARRQRLSGITATALALILVLGSDDAFWSIPLMLLSLPVGGYPLRRALAIDTDGIAPHVWRYAKNVVGAMGLWILLAWMPMIVLAIPARYRLTSLAFAPLLWAWDRWFARIWLRLHDARPLTNAEVDSRVAAIAERAGMRPPPALYVIGSARSRWVNAVALPAVRQPSIVFGNALVDLLEPDEVAAVYAHELSHLEQHGPRMLRRRHAMTRVLIVLAVALPLVVARFAPGSEWLVRIVWPVVVLMFLALRGRGHKQRETESDLRAAALSGDAELVARALTKVHVHGLIPRRWSVNFESRASHPSLARRIQALRGETAAAARVNAPMILPTAREGTLLAFDDARAYWFDGVSPDTPRELSELRANATSMRSVAWAELVELRVSAAGTERALLAAHRNGDRWSVPLDSAHVADVQRALDRVDVRLHRELGKRAFPTTRILAAAMLLAMFWTTQIGVLIIPASLAAFRPSLAALAAMGTMALGTAAVGIARSLPLDAASALRIAVIGALGAIGLALAWLEARRDRTAAAKRREHRTAARPVLLVLAVAAVVLGLVLGGAAGDLSLSQVARLPMAPAFGVTLLGLGSALFVWGGRVAVASAGASMLAGIVLFIPTLVSSTASSSSPPLSRTTADASEIARIAVSANVFSVDLSPTGQRLLIRRYDNGRPNANRYMLRSIDGSTREVLGVQAAFADDDRVLVLRSTGDSLSLQLERADSANAVWSVALPPILGPRLRVSPHDGAWSIVGQDDENDSLVVVSGRIDSAKAIVRRLKSMATPMGATAIFRVGSRLVVPSYDVGNLGANPFSLLAMMTPRATLWEITDAGRKQIGEMTGFPLCGDADDGSAACVVRQQGQSEVWTLADTGAPRMVGRLSLDDVMRASPGPGPRVTAIQKDAAIILDAASGRVTRIRLPADSGFAMEAHSVPGRLAVLRRKTDGGSTIVLYRIP
- a CDS encoding type II secretion system F family protein; the protein is MPQYTYTARAVNGELKSATIDAPSRDDVIKQLRQLKLNVVKIDEGTANRKKRGGSIKMRDVVIFTRQFSTMINAGLPLVQALDILAQQSENPALKDVTRQVVFDVESGNTLADAMRKHPRGFSELYVNMVAAGEAGGILDTILMRLAVFMEKNDALIRKVKGAMIYPGVIITVAAIAITVLLIFVIPTFETMFASANIALPLPTRIVIAISRGLKSYWYIVVAAAMGIYFSIRSYYRTPGGKLNIDKLLLKMPVLGDVLRKSAVSRFTRTLGTLISSGVSILDGLEITAKTSGNRVIQDAIMESRSSIAGGDTIAAPLKKSAVFPPMVISMIAVGEQTGGLDEMLTKIADFYDEEVDAAVSGLLALMEPVMIVFLGVVVGGMVVAMYLPIFDMVNAAGA
- a CDS encoding type IV pilus twitching motility protein PilT, with the protein product MTPSPSTPSSSSNPSGVNLRLLLEEMIDRNASDLHITAGERPKFRIDGDITNSNIETVLQPKETLQLAYSVLTENQKKRFEMEDELDFSFGIQNLARFRGNCFKQRGCVSMVIRQIPFNIRSFEDLGLPKVIADLSDRPRGLILVTGPTGSGKSTTLAAMLDRINKSMKGHMITIEDPIEFIHKHQACIVNQREVGSDTKSFQAALKYALRQDPDVVLIGEMRDLETIQAGLTIAETGHLAFATLHTNSAAEAVNRIIDVFPSHQQSQVRAQLAFSLEGIITQTLLPKLSGKGRAMAAEILVVTPAIRALIRDDKIHQIYSMMQSGKKYGMQTMNDSLYNLYMSKTVSLDEVLRASHDQSEIQRMIGISPDGSESTPGKPQATAAAGAGRR
- a CDS encoding ATPase, T2SS/T4P/T4SS family — translated: MAAPQLTQDRLGEMLVRDGLLTREQLSKALAEQKQNGQRLGYTLVKMGMLPEIDLTKALAKQHRMPAVDLSRFEVDPKIAKMIPAELAQKNLVMPLKREGRSLTLAIADPSNLGVLEDIKFITRCDIIPVVAGEYTLATMVEKVFGSTDDQQMASLMDTITELEGISDVEVLEDEDEDVSQAALQAQMEDAPVVKLINAILTDAVKRGASDIHFECFEHEIRVRYRIDGALQEVMKPPMKLKAALISRFKIMAMLNIAERRVPQDGRIKLKIGNRVIDYRVSTLPTLFGEKVVLRILDKGNLAFDLSTFGIEPRAEADLMEAISNPYGMVLVTGPTGSGKTTTLYSALSKVNQMDVNIMTAEDPVEYNLFGINQVLVRTDIGMTFAAALKAFLRQDPNIIMVGEIRDLETGGIAIKAALTGHMVLSTLHTNSAPETVTRLLDMGLEPFNVASAVNLVLAQRLVRRICSGCRVQYQPAPEEWAALKVKPTTTMRDLRFTEEALANAKLKATKEAAPFLATLSLDTRFGQLGFFKGAGCDTCGGTGLKGRQGVYEVMTMTQHLRKLVMQNVGAAEIREAAIEEGMLTLRMDAWLKVMKGITTTEQMIRETSA